The genomic interval ATCTGGTTAATGTGTTTCTCTTGATCAAAGTTCAAAGTCAATTATATTCTGCGAAGCGCCTGAAGACTTTGCATTACATTGGATTCTGCTCCCATATAAAGTCTTTTCAAAGATTAACCCTCAGCATGATTTCTCTTCAAAGTTCAAAGAGCTCGCTGCTTTCTTTGCAGGCCGGGTGAATCCTGTAATTGTCTGAGACAAAACAACTCCCCTCGGGGAGTTCAACGCAAGCCTCGGTGCTTTCCAGTATCAACAgctgaaaaaaatgacacatcCGTCACCTCTGAAGTGATTAATACTTCTCCAGAAACTGTGAGGCTTCCACAGCTTCAGAGCTCTGGAGTGCATTACTGAAACTCTTCCAATAATGTAACCATATTTCAACAAGTGATATTTTCTATGTATTACAGCTGCCATTTTGAATTGGACTCAGAGTTTATCTATTTATAGTGACAACTTAAATGTGACCTTTTGCTCTCAGCAAAATGTCCATCTTTGTGCCGTTTACACAGTAAATACTTCTGTCAAACTATTAAAAAATGCTAACAATGATTCTTTCTCCCGAACTATAGGACCTTTTGCGCAGCCCATGTTATTGCAACGGAGCCATGCAGAAGACCAAATGTCAAGGCATTCTCCCATCATTCTCTGTTGGCCTCCTATGGAGCATGAGATAAAGGCGGGTGGATTACCGAGGCCGCAACCAATTTACATAGCCATTTCCTGAGGCATGGGAAGCAACAAGAACATGCAATATACTGTAGGTTATAACAGCTGACTCCATTtaactcatttattttctcataTAAAGAAAGGCAAAACATTTATACTCCATATATTAAACCTCCACATAATATTGAATCCAGACAAATAAAAATAGTGTTGATTTACAAGGAAATTAGTTGCCCTCCACTTTAACAAACTGCTTGTGAAACTGCCTGAAGATAGTTTTCTGGAGTGCAAATGAGTCTAACTGCCTCTACCCAACCCCCACTCCTGCACTCCCTCTTTTCAAGTATAAAACTGTAATGACCTCAGCACAGTCAGAGTCGGGCAGGTAGCCAGTTTCCTCACTACGCAGCAGCAGTATCCTCCAGAGCTAACTGAAATAGCCTCCAttgcaggaaaagcacagtcAGTCtgagatgacacacacacacacacactcccctccCCTCTGACTCTGCAGCGCACACAATAGATCTTGATGGAGAGATATCTGCCTAGCAGCTGTGGAGAAGTCATACAAGGAGCTGAAAGgcctggagtgtgtgtgtgataatgcAACACTTTAGTCACTGGAAAAGACACAGAAAAGCAAGAGGACACTTGGAAAAGTGGTGCTGCTGCCGTGAGGCAGAGTCTGACCGTGGCCTAAATCTCTCCAGTTTCCTCATTTCTCTTTTATCACAGAGCTACCAGTACAGTGTTGGGTAAATGATTCATCAAGCAAAGTGACAAATACGGACTGACCTCAGGGCTGTTAGGGTGTGGTTGTGCGTTTGTGTACGTGAGTGTAGAAGGGGGTCAGAGGGCAACAGTTGTACAAAGACAACACCAAAGCAAAGCCCATTAGTCGATATGTTCTCCTGCTTTTGTCCAGACTAGCGGTTTAACAAGAACGAAGGGTTGATTACTGACGATGAGCAAGGAATAATTAAAGTGAAAGTTATCAAACGGATCTGCAGACTTTACGGTCAGTGTAGTTAAAGTCGAGCGCACACTATACGGTTTGATCAGAGAATGATTAACGAGGCTGGGCAGGTATACAGCCACGGTGGCAATTCTAGAGTAAATTACCCAGTTCATTGGGCTTGATGACCATGAGAGGCAAGTGCCAGGTCTGTAAACACAAACAGGAACATCTCACTAATGATGCAGGAAAGTGGACAAATTTGGGAGTGAGGGATGAGGTGAAAGTAGCTGGGCAATTTGTTGAGCTCTTAGTAGATTCCCAGAGAGTAGCACAGTATTAATGTTACGTAACTCTAAGTGAAGAATACTGATGTTTTAAGTCCATCTGCCAACTCTAATTTAAGCCACATCCTGTAGCTGGAAATAGTTATTTGGGACCCTTTCAGACTCAGCAACCTAGTTCCCACTATTAGGCATCTACAAATTCAATAATGAAGTTGTATTGCAATTTGTGTGTCCATAGGTCTGTGGACCCTTGGGGACTCCTAATGGGGATCCCAACTGGGTAATAGTTTTCTAGTAATAGTAGAAATAGGAGGAATAAAAACTCCTTTCATCAGCTAATTTGTTATTATTGTGATGTTGGCCTTGCCTCTAAAACAGATAATTATGTAATTTCATAAGCAGTTATACAAAAGCAGGATTTCTTGCTAAATGGGTACCTCTGTGTCAAAGCTAATGCTTCTATATTAGGAGATCCCATGACATAAAAAAGTTTGAGGAGCTAAACTGAATGCACGGTTAAAAACTATTTCCCCTAAAAGTAGCAAAGTTTCTCCAGTGACAGATTAAAAAGATGCAGATCCAGATGAAGCAAGCCAAGAATACCTGCATATTCTGAAACAAACAAGTATATTGTAGAGCACTTTTTGACCCAAGAAAATAAACTCCACTGGCGACTTTCATAATGTTATGGTTTGATTTTTACTTTCCAATCTTTAACAGGCGGatggaggacacagaggacGCCAGAGGGCTCATTGGCGTCCATATGGGACAGCCAGGCTCGATGGGACAGGCTCTATGGGACTGCAAGGCGCTGATTGACCAAAGGGCAGGTTTGACATTCAAATGAGATGCAGATTTCACACTGTTGGCTTTACTTAAACCTACTACCGTAATTTACCCCCGCAGAATAACCTGAATATAATATTAAGACACACTGACTACAGCCGAATGATTACTAAAAGTCGTCATTTGCATAACTAGCCGATATAAGTGTAATAGAACATAGCTAGGTCACTCAACCCTTAAACAATAACAAGAAGAAAGGTTACCTTTCTTTACGGTCCGAGTAATGGCGAAGTTTAGGTTATATTCCACTGGGCTTTCCCTAAACACAGGAAAGCAGCAAAGCTGGAAGAGAAGCTTCCTTTTTTCACCGCAAAGTCAGTTTAGTTTCCTAGGCAGGAGAAGCAGGAGAGTTGCGACAGGACAGTTCCCTTGTTGGGGCTCGAATGTCCGTttagtttgcatgtgtgtggcgCACAAAGCggccctccccctccccctccccctccccagcCCGCCGCCTCCTCTCATGTGCCGGAGAGAGCACCACCTCCTGCTGCGGTTTAAAGGGACAGAGGCCCATTTATCCACAACACATAACAATAGACGGAACTTCAACTTGGTGGGGCTGCCAAGCCAGCAGTCCAGGACTAATTGCGATGAAATAGGATCTTCAAACAGTTCCGCAggacatttaaaggaatagttagaCTTTTTGCAAAATGCgcattttcactttcttgccgATTAGTAACTAGTAAGCTAGTAAGCTAGATAACAACATCGATACCACTTAACtgtagctagcttagcttagcttaaataTTGGAAACAGGGAAACCGCTcacctggctctgtccaaacgacacaaaatgcaaaatctgcctaccagcacctgaAAGCTCACATATTAACGCGTTATCCTAGCTCCTGTtgcagttgccaggcaaccagccaGCCGAGACTCCTATGGCATAGtatactttttatgactttttcatgactttgtcATGACGTGAATGTTTttgtatgacatactatgactttttttatgacatactatagctACTAttatttttcatgactttttatgacatactatacaattaatGTTTCATGACTTTTTGTGGCCTACTATTATGACTTTTGTTCATGACATTTCtgacataatatactgtgactgtttttaatgaaatgttatgaaatgttATAAGTGACTTTCATgagatactatactaggactttttgtATAtcatttttatggcatactatgactttttcatgacttttttatgatacTATATGTTTTTtgcatgacatactatactatgattttttatgacatactatattatgattttttttacggcatactatactatgaattttattacttttttagacatactatgcCTTTTATAAAAAagttcaacatactttactatgacctttttttgacacactatactatgacttgtttattacctttttcgacatactatactttgccttttttatgacttttcacatgctataatatgacctttttcgacatatactacactaaactatgactttttattacctttttcaacatactatacttagacttttttatgacttttatcaacatactatactttgacttttttatgacttttatcaacatactactATGACTTCATGACATacaatactttgacttttttcaacatactatactatgactttttatgactttttttattacattctatactatgacttttttgacatactatactatgactttatttcttttttcgacatactactatactactgtatgatgtttttatgacttttttcaacatactatgctatgactttttaatgacttttttgtgacatactatactatgactttacatagcattttatggcatactatgctatgacattTTCAAGGTTGGTATTGCAGGACAACTGGGATTTGACCCAAATGCAGATGGAGGCAGCTGGATGAATTCAATGTTTTGTTGTAGAAGCATGAGTATTGATTGGCACAGGCATCTTGAGTCCAAATTAGGCAGAATGCCCAGCAGCAGACAGGTAGCAGGCACGTAACAGGTTGCAGAAAAACCACACTGTAGCAATGATGACTAACTGGCAGAGGAACAAAGGCTCTGGGCTGGTATGTATACTTCAACTCACTGACTAATGCTGACTCCAGTTCTGTTCACCTTATATGGTGACATACTTAAGTTACGTTTGACTGTTATGATTTCGGTGATGAGTTCAGCGAAACTAACCAAGGTTGTTATTTTCGATGTCATCACACTGATTCTTGAAAAAACTATTGCAATCCAAGACAGGCTCAGTCCAATGTGAAGCAATCATTTTGGCTCCTTTGCTAAGAGTAAATAATTTAGTTGAGGTTATTCCATGGGAAATGTCATGTCTTTACTTTTCATAAATGTAGCCTTGCTCGATAGATGAAAGAAATGAAGATTGCTCCACACCCTTTTAAGTAATAAAACGTTGAGTTATTGTTTTTACGTTGATTTGGATCCAACCCATATGTGCCTTTTGTATTCGAAAGTGCATGATTTACATAGTAATTGTTCCAGTTGAATAAAGATGGGAACACCTGTGGGTTAAGGAGAATCAAAAGGAATGTAGTTGGGTCATTTAGTTAGTAATCAAATACTGTGTGATGTTTAAGATACTTGTTGTTACATTTATTAGTTATTAAGGttaattttattcatttatatttttttgatcAATTTGATTTAAGGTATCCATTATCCATTCTATGTATTGAGTCACCagatattgatttattttagatTATAGATAGTGACCAGTATGTTCAGGGTGAATGTATTACcaattatgtactgtatgttttgacAAGTACTCAATAGGTCCGACGTCCTTcttatataccgtctatggaCGGCCCCTACACATTGACATATAAAAGCCCCTACAGGACCCGCTTATTTTCTGAACTTCAGACTCCATTGTGGATAAATGCATCGTTACTTTATGTTGTCTTGCAACCTGAAGAAGGCAATGTTGATGTCGAAACGCATCGTTGTAAAGTTTCGAAATAAATTCTTGACAACATAACCATCACGTTTCAAGGACTTTTTAGTCACCTTTCATATTAcaaagtttagtttagttttagtttaagtttgttttctttccacaCCAACAGCGGGGCCTAGTAAGATGGAAGACGACTACGAGGACGGTTCAGACTGGCAAACGGTGAAGTACCGACGAGCAGGTTAATCAACCGTGAGTTTGACAACGCTCGTAACCGCCATTGGCCCTCCTATGAACGGTACGAACCTAGCTACCCCGCTAACAACGGGCCTGCTTACAACTACGCTAATCAAGCTAACTAGCTACCCTGCTAACAACGGGCCTGCTTACAACTACGCTAATCAAGCTAACTAGCTACTTCGCTAGCAAGCCAGTTAATGACTATCAATATAACCATAGATATGCAACAGGCCGGCTAACGGCTATTCCAACCAAACTAACAACCGTGCTAGCTAGCTACGCGGAGGTGGCTAGGATCAACAGCTACAGCTTCCAACAACTACATGGCCGGGAATCAACGCTACAACTGGGGCTCCTCTAACTACAACCAGGGAAACTATGGAGCATCCAGGGGAGAAATAACCGCAACCGCCGCCGCAGTGTAGGTAACTATGGAGCTCGTTGGCAGCGCAACTCGTGCTCGCGGCCAACCTTGGCAAAGACTACTGCGCGCCCCCCCGACGACAGTGGACTGATTACGGCAATAACAAAGAGCCCAACACGATCATGATGCTAATTTCACAGTCAGAACACGCAGAATACATAGACTAATCAAGGCTACACATCATTTGAATAATGTTTGACGATGTCCTGGCCAAAGTAACAACACAACATGTAGAAAGTTTTGATTTCACACTTATCTACACACTATCTTACTTCTTAAAatatatgacttttattattgtgtaatgtaagaaggactttaacttttgtgcccccccccccctccctcacaAAAAAGAAGGTTTCAGGCTCAGGATCTTTTATCACTTTAAGCTCTGTATAGCTGCAGCATGGGCACGTAGCCATTACGGCAAAAAACTCTCACAGGAGACATGCCAGGGGTGTAGATCGATGCTATGCAGTCACACGCGCAATCATGTACACAAACTGAAACGCTGgcacacacactagggctgctcgattatggattattacggtcaatattgaaatcacgataatttaacacgattagtCGTTGagttctggaaagatgttgcaattattgaacttaaaaagcagtggaaaaaagttaaataaataaacagtaaaaaaaacacaactgtgaaatttgccttaatacttttcctatttaaactttattttttcattcagaacacaagagaaaatgagagtttacttgcaaaacgtaatgagctaaataatagtttttcttgattattctgtttttgttatcattgggagccgaaatcataatcaggattacattttgattaattgcacagccctaacacACACCTGTCGTACCTGTCGATGATAACCGGGTGGTGGAGCTCcaggagagagcgagagatgcCGCACCGCAGCCACGGCCTACACAGGAAGTGAcgtcaccctcctcctcccgcCCAGGACTGGAACCAGATCGACACAGCTGGGGAGGATGTTCCCCCAGCGCCTGCGGAACAACTACCACAATGCCAGCCCAGAGCACAGCGGGACGACATGAGACCGACACCTACTTCTGGACCACAAGAAGTCACAGTGGAAGTACATCGGACCTCTTCGGACCAGGGGCAGCAGACGGAGCCGGTGGGAGACGAGCTGGGAGAGCCAGCACCACCCTCAACCtaccctcctcccccctccttcccctccttcccctctcttctctctcctctttcctcttctcctcttcttctcccccCTTTAACCCCTCCCCCTTTTAACCCATCCCCTGACACCCCACTCTTCTGTCCCAatcccccttcctcttcctcccacaTCCCTTCTTGTCTCCCCAGGTTCCAGGTTCCGGCCGGCCCTGCTGTGACTCCTGGCATCCTCAAGGGAGGACCGACTACCCCCGTGCCTCTTGCGATCACAATATCTGACATAGAGACCCTTGAGAGGAATGCCTTAAATCGGCCGGCCACTACACCTACGTCTCTCGCAATCACAATCTCTGATGTGGAGACCCCGGAGAAGAAATCCTTAAACCGAACCAAGGAGGTAATTGTTACAGAGGGCGTCACACCACATCACAGACTGGTTCCTCTCAACGCATCACGAGTTCAAAGCAATTTACCTTTTGCTACACCTACACAACAACCTGTAGAGTTTAC from Perca fluviatilis chromosome 21, GENO_Pfluv_1.0, whole genome shotgun sequence carries:
- the LOC120551795 gene encoding proline-rich receptor-like protein kinase PERK8 isoform X1, encoding MRPTPTSGPQEVTVEVHRTSSDQGQQTEPVGDELGEPAPPSTYPPPPSFPSFPSLLSPLSSSPLLLPPLTPPPFNPSPDTPLFCPNPPSSSSHIPSCLPRFQVPAGPAVTPGILKGGPTTPVPLAITISDIETLERNALNRPATTPTSLAITISDVETPEKKSLNRTKEVIVTEGVTPHHRLVPLNASRVQSNLPFATPTQQPVEFTPHRHFPVNNK
- the LOC120551795 gene encoding proline-rich receptor-like protein kinase PERK8 isoform X2; this translates as MRPTPTSGPQEVTVEVHRTSSDQGQQTEPVGDELGEPAPPSTYPPPPSFPSFPSLLSPLSSSPLLLPPLTPPPFNPSPDTPLFCPNPPSSSSHIPSCLPRFQVPAGPAVTPGILKGGPTTPVPLAITISDIETLERNALNRPATTPTSLAITISDVETPEKKSLNRTKEC